The Rhopalosiphum maidis isolate BTI-1 chromosome 1, ASM367621v3, whole genome shotgun sequence genome has a segment encoding these proteins:
- the LOC113549966 gene encoding bifunctional lycopene cyclase/phytoene synthase-like, whose product MLTYMDIHLKYTLSVIGVLALITRPFLCRMETTKIAFISTVALLYTTLCYNYTILNGARTYSPEKVSGVIGNIPVDEYISVVLQVVLVSLWAYLCVRWKHQCLNFNHDKQSYQTIRWMPILLLNVTTAIGYGLAVPGQQTFYLGSIMCWASPVIMVMWYGAGNYFVKNLIPSSFAIAIPTLYLLLVNRIALKEDVWHLNKTTSLNVSVANGLPLEEALFTFITTAMIVLAGNCYDKAYSMIITFSLIYPHQFSFSRSFIGQMFKAFATSEYTMPSIVTDDLKYCIKLLDSSHSFGTSNYLFHTAIRLDLLIIYGFTRITDNMVDDESDFENKKIKLKLCYKFINELFADRKSDFDVKSYPQEIIIDWKEYESELTEEELAIFRAFSRIAFLLPRKPFEELFDGFQLDLSGTLYKNVNDLLIYFTLVAGSFGAMCVYIIMYRYNIDKYEFVEKDDYLIRKSYQIGNGLQFVNIARDLVRDSEAWGRCYFPTELLDDEKEDLRILCQEKKPRSMGDKKLQRYARMMIQLADKHQLESVDAINRLPRELRGPILASTEIYRGLNYAIQSSPTFPHKAKLTKYNQLMILFKILYIKSMKYVI is encoded by the exons ATGTTGACTTACATggacatacatttaaaatacacacTTTCAGTTATCGGTGTATTGGCATTAATCACCCGGCCGTTTCTATGTCGCATGGAAACAACCAAAATAGCATTCATAAGCACCGTAGCACTACTCTACACAACACTGTGTTACAACTACACTATCCTGAATGGAGCTCGGACATATTCGCCCGAAAAAGTTTCTGGCGTTATAGGAAATATCCCCGTCGATGAGTACATATCCGTAGTCCTACAAGTCGTTCTCGTTTCGCTGTGGGCCTACCTCTGCGTTCGATGGAAACACCAATGCTTGAACTTTAACCATGACAAACAAAGTTATCAGACGATTCGCTGGATGCCGATCCTACTGCTCAACGTCACCACGGCCATAGGTTACGGATTGGCCGTCCCGGGACAACAAACGTTTTACTTGGGAAGCATAATGTGTTGGGCATCTCCCGTGATAATGGTCATGTGGTACGGCGCGGGCAATTATTTcgtgaaaaatttaataccatCGTCTTTTGCGATCGCGATACCGACTTTATACCTGTTATTGGTCAATCGGATAGCCCTGAAAGAAGACGTGTGGCATCTAAACAAAACTACCAGCTTAAACGTATCCGTGGCCAACGGTTTACCATTAGAAGAAGcactatttacatttataacgaCCGCGATGATCGTCTTGGCAGGAAATTGTTACGACAAAGCATACAGTATGATCATAACGTTTTCTTTAATATACCCACACCAGTTTAGTTTCAGTAGAAGTTTCATTGGTCAGATGTTTAAAGCATTCGCGACTTCGGAATATACAATGCCTTCTATTGTAACAGATGACTTGAAATATTGTATCAAACTATTAGATTCGTCGCATTCATTCGGCacttctaattatttattccataCCG caaTTCGTttggatttattaattatatacggaTTTACTCGTATTACGGATAATATGGTTGATGATGAATCAgactttgaaaacaaaaaaattaaattaaaactatgctACAAATTTATCAACGAACTTTTCGCTGACAgaaaatcagattttgatGTTAAGTCTTATCCACAAGAAATAATCATCGATTGGAAGGAATACGAGTCTGAGTTGACAGAAGAAGAATTGGCAATTTTCCGTGCATTTTCTAGAATAGCATTTCTTTTGCCTCGTAAGCCATTTGAAGAATTGTTTGATGGATTTCAATTGGATCTTTCTGGTACattgtacaaaaatgtaaacgaTTTGTTGATATATTTCACACTTGTGGCCGGAAGTTTCGGTGCAATGTGTGTTTATATAATCATGTACAGATACAATATTGACAAGTACGAATTCGTTGAAAAGGACGATTATTTGATTAGAAAATCCTATCAGATAGGAAAT ggATTACAATTTGTGAACATTGCCCGAGATCTTGTCCGTGATAGTGAAGCATGGGGTCGATGTTATTTCCCTACTGAATTATTGGATGACGAAAAAGAAGATCTTAGGATCTTGTGTCAGGAAAAGAAGCCAAGATCTATGGGAGATAAAAAGTTGCAGAGATACGCCCGGATGATGATTCAGTTGGCCGACAAACATCAATTGGAATCGGTGGACGCTATAAACCGTTTGCCAAGAGAACTACGTGGTCCAATTCTAGCGTCTACTGAGATTTACCGTGGGCTTAATTATGCAATCCAATCAAGTCCAACATTTCCTCACAAAGCGAAATTGacgaaatataatcaattaatgatattatttaagattttatacattaaaagtaTGAAATACGTCATATAA
- the LOC113549967 gene encoding bifunctional lycopene cyclase/phytoene synthase-like: MLTYLGIHLSYTIPVIGVLTLITRPFINRLEIFKIGCITAAAVLYSVPLYNYYVYNGVKTYSPESVLAVIGNVPIEEYILVVVQTVLTLLWATMFVLWSTPCLNFNYDKRSYQLIRWLPISLLSTVTAAGYTMVVSAQDKFYLGCILFWASPAIMIMWYGAGNFFVKKIIPSSIAIAGPTLYMCWIHWMTVKNDDSGVLALEELLFFFVTNLMVVLAGSCYDKAYGMIVTYSLDFPHQFSVSWRFVRQMLRAFANSEYSTPSAVTHDIKTSIKVLNTSNAFGTSNYLFHAGIRLDLIILYAFCRVTDEMFDNRTDEKKKKLKLELSKQFISEVFADRKSDYDVKRTPQEVNIDWKKYESVFTDVELSSYRAVSRIAFFLPRKPFEELFAGYQWDLEFRLVRNENDLMLYTTYVAGSIGALCLYVMMYRYGNDINDLVDKADYLTKYAYKIGQGLQLVNIARDLVTDSESLGRCYFPAEYMDDEKEDLRILCQEKNPRSLGNKKLKKYSSKMIQLANKQQFESVGAIKCLPQDLIGSVLASTEVYRGLIKIIQSCPIYPTRASLSNWNKLLIVLNTLYIKSIQYIF; encoded by the exons ATGCTAACCTATCTAGGCATCCATCTATCGTACACTATACCAGTCATTGGTGTCTTAACGTTAATAACTCGGCCATTTATCAATCGAttggaaattttcaaaattggaTGTATTACTGCCGCAGCTGTTCTCTATTCAGTACCACTGTAcaactattatgtatacaatgggGTTAAGACGTATTCGCCAGAGTCGGTTTTAGCCGTCATTGGAAATGTACCCATCGAGGAGTATATACTTGTGGTCGTGCAAACCGTTCTCACTTTGTTGTGGGCTACGATGTTCGTCCTGTGGTCGACTCCGTGCTTGAACTTCAACTATGACAAACGTAGCTACCAATTGATTCGTTGGTTACCTATATCACTGTTGAGCACCGTCACGGCGGCCGGCTACACGATGGTCGTGTCGGCACAAGATAAGTTTTACTTGGGATGCATACTGTTTTGGGCGTCCCCAGCAATCATGATCATGTGGTACGGAGCAGGCAATTTTTTCGTGAAAAAGATTATACCGTCGTCGATTGCGATCGCGGGCCCTACGTTGTACATGTGCTGGATTCATTGGATGACCGTTAAAAACGACGACTCGGGCGTGTTGGCGCTAGAAGAACTGTTGTTTTTCTTTGTCACTAATCTGATGGTCGTCTTGGCCGGATCGTGTTACGACAAAGCGTACGGTATGATAGTCACGTATTCGTTGGATTTCCCTCACCAGTTCAGTGTTAGTTGGAGATTCGTTCGACAGATGTTAAGAGCATTTGCGAACTCGGAATATTCTACTCCTTCTGCCGTGACACATGATATTAAGACAAGCATTAAGGTCTTAAATACTTCGAATGCGTTTGGTACTTCCAATTATTTATTCCATGCTG gtatacgactagatttaataattctgTACGCATTTTGTCGTGTAACTGACGAAATGTTTGATAACAGAACGGacgagaaaaagaaaaaactcaAATTAGAGCTATCCAAACAATTTATCAGTGAAGTTTTTGCTGACAGGAAATCAGATTATGACGTTAAAAGAACACCACAAGAAGTAAACATTGATTGGAAAAAATACGAATCCGTATTCACTGATGTTGAATTATCATCTTATCGCGCAGTGTCTAGAATTGCATTTTTTCTTCCTCGTAAGCCATTCGAAGAGTTATTCGCGGGTTACCAATGGGATCTTGAGTTTAGGTTGGTTCGAAACGAAAACgatttaatgttatacactACCTATGTAGCCGGAAGCATTGGTGCATTATGCCTTTATGTAATGATGTACAGATATGGTAATGACATCAATGATCTCGTCGACAAAGCTGATTATTTGACTAAATATGCATACAAAATAGGGCAA ggTTTACAACTCGTGAATATTGCTCGGGACCTCGTAACTGACAGCGAATCACTCGGTCGGTGTTACTTTCCAGCTGAATACATGGATGATGAAAAAGAAGATTTAAGGATCCTATGTCAAGAAAAAAATCCCAGGTCTTTGGGAAACaagaaattaaagaaatacTCTTCAAAAATGATACAGTTGGCTAACAAACAACAATTCGAATCAGTAGGCGCTATCAAATGTTTGCCACAAGATTTAATAGGATCAGTTCTAGCATCTACTGAAGTGTACCGAggactaattaaaataatccagTCATGTCCAATTTACCCAACCAGAGCATCATTATCAAAttggaataaattattaatagtactcAATACCCTTTACATTAAAAGCatccaatacattttttaa